The proteins below are encoded in one region of Streptomyces sp. NBC_00490:
- a CDS encoding zinc ribbon domain-containing protein encodes MNAAPADQIRLLEVQALDVRLQQLAHKRKSLPEHAEIESLTKDHTQLRDLLVAAQTEESDTAREQIKAEQDVDQVRQRATRDQQRLDSGAVTSPKDLENLQREIVSLAKRQGDLEDIVLEVMERRESAQERVAELTERVGAVQGKVDDATARREAAFEGIDNEVATVTKEREVIAGTIPADLLKLYDKLREQQGGIGAAKLYQRTCQGCRQELAITDINEIRAAAPDTVVRCENCRRILVRTSESGL; translated from the coding sequence CTGAACGCCGCGCCCGCCGACCAGATCCGCCTCCTCGAGGTCCAGGCCCTCGACGTCCGCCTCCAGCAGCTCGCGCACAAGCGCAAGTCGCTGCCCGAGCACGCCGAGATCGAGTCGCTGACCAAGGACCACACCCAGCTGCGTGACCTGCTGGTCGCCGCGCAGACCGAGGAGAGCGACACCGCCCGCGAGCAGATCAAGGCCGAGCAGGACGTGGACCAGGTGCGCCAGCGCGCCACCCGCGACCAGCAGCGTCTGGACTCCGGGGCCGTCACCTCCCCGAAGGACCTGGAGAACCTCCAGCGCGAGATCGTTTCCCTCGCCAAGCGCCAGGGCGACCTGGAGGACATCGTCCTGGAGGTCATGGAGCGCCGGGAGTCCGCGCAGGAGCGGGTCGCCGAGCTGACCGAGCGGGTCGGCGCGGTGCAGGGCAAGGTCGACGACGCGACGGCCCGCCGCGAGGCCGCGTTCGAGGGCATCGACAACGAGGTCGCCACCGTCACCAAGGAGCGCGAGGTCATCGCGGGCACGATCCCCGCGGACCTGCTCAAGCTCTACGACAAGCTGCGCGAGCAGCAGGGCGGCATCGGTGCGGCGAAGCTGTACCAGCGGACCTGCCAGGGCTGCCGCCAGGAGCTGGCGATCACCGACATCAACGAGATCCGCGCGGCCGCGCCGGACACGGTCGTCCGCTGCGAGAACTGCCGCCGCATCCTGGTGCGTACGTCCGAGTCCGGCCTGTAA
- a CDS encoding bifunctional RNase H/acid phosphatase, with the protein MREFIVEADGGSRGNPGPAGYGSVVIDAATGETLMERAEYIGVATNNVAEYRGLLAGLRAAHELDPAASVHVRMDSKLVVEQMSGRWKIKHPDMKPLAMEAGRVYPADQVTYEWIPRESNKHADRLANEAMDAGKRGEQWSAADSTAELDAAASAARRGAVESLGGGAAEAGAGVVAGAPGDAVAGAAKVRAALGSAAAGGSRSASAVSSSAASSRRGAVEVPGGGAAAADADVRAAKVVASPGWAPADMGAPATFVLLRHGETPLTPQKRFSGSGGTDPSLSDVGREQAERVAAALARRGTVQEILASPLTRTRETAAAVAERLGLDVTVEDGLRETDFGAWEGLTFAEVRERYPDDLNTWLSDPDAEPTGGGESFAATATRIAATRDKLVAAYAGRTVLLVTHVTPIKTFVRLALGAPPESLFRMELSAASLSAVAYYADGNASVRLFNDTSHLRP; encoded by the coding sequence GTGCGGGAGTTCATCGTCGAGGCCGACGGCGGGTCCCGGGGCAACCCCGGCCCCGCGGGCTACGGCTCCGTGGTCATCGACGCGGCGACCGGCGAGACGCTGATGGAGCGGGCCGAGTACATCGGCGTCGCCACCAACAACGTCGCCGAGTACCGGGGCCTGCTGGCCGGCCTGCGCGCCGCGCACGAACTGGACCCCGCCGCCTCGGTCCACGTCCGCATGGACTCCAAGCTCGTCGTGGAGCAGATGTCGGGCCGCTGGAAGATCAAGCACCCGGACATGAAGCCGCTCGCGATGGAGGCGGGGCGGGTGTATCCGGCGGACCAGGTGACGTACGAGTGGATCCCGCGGGAGAGCAACAAGCACGCGGACCGGCTCGCGAACGAGGCGATGGACGCGGGGAAGCGGGGGGAGCAGTGGTCGGCGGCGGATTCGACGGCGGAACTGGACGCGGCCGCTTCCGCGGCCCGCCGCGGAGCGGTGGAGTCTTTGGGCGGCGGAGCCGCTGAGGCCGGGGCGGGTGTGGTGGCCGGGGCGCCGGGGGATGCGGTCGCCGGGGCGGCGAAGGTGCGTGCGGCGTTGGGTTCTGCTGCTGCCGGGGGTTCCCGGTCCGCCTCGGCTGTGTCGTCCTCCGCTGCTTCCTCGCGCCGCGGAGCGGTGGAGGTCCCGGGCGGCGGAGCCGCTGCGGCCGATGCCGATGTGCGTGCCGCGAAGGTGGTCGCCAGCCCCGGGTGGGCGCCGGCCGACATGGGGGCGCCCGCGACCTTTGTGCTGCTGCGGCACGGGGAGACGCCGTTGACGCCCCAGAAGCGTTTCTCGGGGAGTGGAGGGACCGATCCGTCCCTGTCCGACGTCGGGCGTGAGCAGGCCGAGCGGGTCGCCGCCGCGCTCGCCCGGAGGGGCACGGTCCAGGAGATCCTCGCCTCGCCCCTCACCCGTACCCGGGAGACCGCCGCCGCCGTCGCCGAACGGCTCGGACTCGACGTGACCGTCGAGGACGGGCTGCGGGAGACCGACTTCGGGGCGTGGGAGGGGCTCACCTTCGCCGAGGTGCGGGAGCGCTACCCCGACGACCTCAACACCTGGCTCTCCGACCCGGACGCCGAACCCACCGGCGGCGGCGAGAGCTTCGCGGCCACCGCCACCCGTATCGCGGCGACGAGGGACAAGCTGGTCGCGGCGTACGCGGGACGCACGGTCCTGCTCGTCACGCATGTCACGCCGATCAAGACGTTCGTACGACTCGCGCTCGGCGCCCCGCCGGAGTCCCTGTTCCGGATGGAACTGTCGGCCGCGTCGCTGTCCGCCGTGGCGTACTACGCCGACGGCAACGCGAGCGTACGGCTCTTCAACGACACGTCCCACCTGCGTCCCTGA
- a CDS encoding bifunctional 4-hydroxy-2-oxoglutarate aldolase/2-dehydro-3-deoxy-phosphogluconate aldolase: MTSPLPSSPYASVLDLAPVVPVVVIEDASDAVPLARALVAGGLPAIEVTLRTPVALEAIRAIADEVPGAVVGAGTVVTPEQVTRCVEAGARFLVSPGWTDVLLTAMRASGVPFLPGVSTVSEVVALLERGVREMKFFPAQAAGGTAYLKSLAGPLPQARFCPTGGIGPANAPEYLALPNVGCVGGTWMLPADAVAARDWDRIEGLARAASGLRDAGGTCR; this comes from the coding sequence ATGACCTCGCCGCTGCCCTCCTCGCCGTACGCCTCCGTGCTCGACCTCGCGCCCGTCGTGCCCGTCGTCGTCATCGAGGACGCCTCCGATGCCGTGCCGCTGGCGCGGGCGCTGGTCGCCGGAGGGCTGCCGGCGATCGAGGTGACCTTGCGGACGCCGGTCGCGCTGGAGGCGATCCGGGCCATCGCCGACGAGGTGCCCGGCGCGGTGGTCGGCGCGGGGACGGTCGTGACGCCGGAGCAGGTGACGCGGTGTGTGGAGGCCGGGGCGCGGTTCCTGGTCAGTCCGGGCTGGACGGACGTGCTGCTGACCGCGATGCGGGCGTCGGGGGTGCCGTTCCTGCCGGGGGTGTCCACGGTGTCGGAGGTCGTGGCACTGCTGGAGCGCGGGGTGCGGGAGATGAAGTTCTTCCCGGCACAGGCGGCGGGCGGGACGGCGTATCTGAAGTCGCTGGCCGGGCCGCTGCCTCAGGCTCGGTTCTGCCCCACGGGGGGTATCGGTCCGGCGAACGCGCCGGAGTATCTGGCCCTGCCCAACGTCGGGTGCGTGGGCGGGACATGGATGCTGCCCGCGGACGCGGTCGCCGCGCGGGACTGGGACCGGATCGAAGGGCTGGCCCGCGCGGCGTCGGGGCTCAGGGACGCAGGTGGGACGTGTCGTTGA